In a genomic window of Salminus brasiliensis chromosome 12, fSalBra1.hap2, whole genome shotgun sequence:
- the rabep2 gene encoding rab GTPase-binding effector protein 2 isoform X1, with product MEETEKPASGQEDGETAGSPEAEVSLHTELVECRAQLEHWQGVATICELSKQEELQELQRQCDQEIQSLQEALRETAAQYEARISMLQSERAQWRRAGFTPDNKDSIKKGRMEGASPPGEKHQAESPPPRGAYSERVVGDSEPRELQAELSDAENTGLHMEGFYTQPYDSASLSSFSLDTPSLPRRPPPQEDTASLVSTGTLVPEAIYLPPPGHRLVTHADWDALQAQVTELQGELNQLREQKAQLEKELDTQTTETQKQVAVLQSQVKTSEGLLQELQNSFSQSQSAVQSRLTELSRSQRRVCSELSRLKGEETEENSTAGDEHQPLFLQGAHSEERLRIEIVNLKEQLEMRTEESEVLEAQLSSLKVETDRIQSEKDKLESELQECRTELQGLRVVLSHLQRDGKAQSHDKTVLQQQCLELRSQVISLRSQLDTSQAVQRDFVQLSQSLQVKLEQIRQAESLDQVRQILGEALDVESDQTTSAT from the exons ATGGAGGAGACGGAGAAGCCAGCAAGTGGCCAGGAGGACGGCGAAACTGCTG GTTCACCCGAAGCTGAAGTGAGTCTGCACACCGAGCTAGTCGAGTGCCGAGCCCAGCTGGAGCACTGGCAGGGTGTGGCGACGATCTGCGAGCTGAGCAAACAGGAGGAGCTGCAGGAACTGCAGAGACAGTGTGACCAGGAGATCCAGTCCCTCCAAGAGGCCCTCAGAG AGACTGCTGCGCAGTATGAGGCCAGAATATCCATGCTGCAGTCAGAACGTGCTCAGTGGAGAAGGGCAGGGTTCACTCCAGATAACAAG GACAGCATAAAGAAGGGAAGGATGGAGGGAGCCTCCCCACCTGGTGAGAAACACCAGGCTGAGTCTCCGCCCCCCAGAGGTGCTTATTCTGAACGTGTGGTGGGAGACAGTGAACCACGGGAGCTTCAGGCCGAGCTGTCAGATGCTGAGAACACAGGGCTCCATATGGAGGGATTCTACACCCAGCCTTATGACTCCGCCTCCCTCTCGTCCTTCTCCCTGGACACGCCCTCTCTGCCCAGACGCCCGCCCCCTCAGGAAGACACAGCCTCACTAGTTTCCACAGGAACGCTAGTGCCGGAAGCCATCTACCTGCCTCCGCCAGGGCACAGGCTGGTGACACATGCGGACTGGGATGCACTCCAAGCACAG GTGACTGAACTACAGGGAGAGCTGAACCAGTTGAGGGAGCAGAAGGCACAGCTTGAAAAAGAGCTGGACACACAGACCACAGAAACCCAGAAACAG GTGGCAGTGCTGCAGTCTCAAGTGAAAACATCTGAGGGCCTCCTTCAGGAGCTTCAGAACTCCTTTAGCCAATCACAGAGCGCTGTGCAGAGCAGACTG ACAGAGCTGTCTCGCTCCCAGAGGAGAGTTTGTAGTGAGCTGTCCCGGCTGAAAGGAGAGGAGACTGAGGAGAACAGCACAGCAGGAGATGAACACCAACCTCTCTTTCTACAG GGAGCACACTCCGAGGAGAGGCTGCGGATTGAAATAGTGAATTTGAAGGAACAGCTGGAGATGCGCACAGAAGAAAGCG AGGTCTTAGAAG CCCAGCTCTCCAGCCTGAAAGTAGAGACAGACCGAATCCAAAGCGAAAAAGACAAG TTGGAGAGTGAGCTGCAGGAGTGCCGTACTGAGCTGCAGGGCCTGCGGGTGGTGCTCTCGCACTTACAGAGAGACGGCAAGGCACAAAGCCATGACAAG acGGTTCTTCAGCAGCAGTGTTTAGAGCTGCGCAGTCAGGTGATCAGTCTGCGCTCTCAGCTGGACACCAGTCAGGCTGTGCAGAGGGACTTTGTGCAGCTGTCACAGTCACTGCAG GTGAAGTTGGAGCAGATCCGTCAAGCAGAATCTTTGGATCAAGTTAGGCAGATTCTCGGGGAAGCACTTGATGTAGAAAGTGACCAGACCACCAGCGCCACGTAA
- the rabep2 gene encoding rab GTPase-binding effector protein 2 isoform X2 gives MRPEYPCCSQNVLSGEGQGSLQITSIKKGRMEGASPPGEKHQAESPPPRGAYSERVVGDSEPRELQAELSDAENTGLHMEGFYTQPYDSASLSSFSLDTPSLPRRPPPQEDTASLVSTGTLVPEAIYLPPPGHRLVTHADWDALQAQVTELQGELNQLREQKAQLEKELDTQTTETQKQVAVLQSQVKTSEGLLQELQNSFSQSQSAVQSRLTELSRSQRRVCSELSRLKGEETEENSTAGDEHQPLFLQGAHSEERLRIEIVNLKEQLEMRTEESEVLEAQLSSLKVETDRIQSEKDKLESELQECRTELQGLRVVLSHLQRDGKAQSHDKTVLQQQCLELRSQVISLRSQLDTSQAVQRDFVQLSQSLQVKLEQIRQAESLDQVRQILGEALDVESDQTTSAT, from the exons ATGAGGCCAGAATATCCATGCTGCAGTCAGAACGTGCTCAGTGGAGAAGGGCAGGGTTCACTCCAGATAACAAG CATAAAGAAGGGAAGGATGGAGGGAGCCTCCCCACCTGGTGAGAAACACCAGGCTGAGTCTCCGCCCCCCAGAGGTGCTTATTCTGAACGTGTGGTGGGAGACAGTGAACCACGGGAGCTTCAGGCCGAGCTGTCAGATGCTGAGAACACAGGGCTCCATATGGAGGGATTCTACACCCAGCCTTATGACTCCGCCTCCCTCTCGTCCTTCTCCCTGGACACGCCCTCTCTGCCCAGACGCCCGCCCCCTCAGGAAGACACAGCCTCACTAGTTTCCACAGGAACGCTAGTGCCGGAAGCCATCTACCTGCCTCCGCCAGGGCACAGGCTGGTGACACATGCGGACTGGGATGCACTCCAAGCACAG GTGACTGAACTACAGGGAGAGCTGAACCAGTTGAGGGAGCAGAAGGCACAGCTTGAAAAAGAGCTGGACACACAGACCACAGAAACCCAGAAACAG GTGGCAGTGCTGCAGTCTCAAGTGAAAACATCTGAGGGCCTCCTTCAGGAGCTTCAGAACTCCTTTAGCCAATCACAGAGCGCTGTGCAGAGCAGACTG ACAGAGCTGTCTCGCTCCCAGAGGAGAGTTTGTAGTGAGCTGTCCCGGCTGAAAGGAGAGGAGACTGAGGAGAACAGCACAGCAGGAGATGAACACCAACCTCTCTTTCTACAG GGAGCACACTCCGAGGAGAGGCTGCGGATTGAAATAGTGAATTTGAAGGAACAGCTGGAGATGCGCACAGAAGAAAGCG AGGTCTTAGAAG CCCAGCTCTCCAGCCTGAAAGTAGAGACAGACCGAATCCAAAGCGAAAAAGACAAG TTGGAGAGTGAGCTGCAGGAGTGCCGTACTGAGCTGCAGGGCCTGCGGGTGGTGCTCTCGCACTTACAGAGAGACGGCAAGGCACAAAGCCATGACAAG acGGTTCTTCAGCAGCAGTGTTTAGAGCTGCGCAGTCAGGTGATCAGTCTGCGCTCTCAGCTGGACACCAGTCAGGCTGTGCAGAGGGACTTTGTGCAGCTGTCACAGTCACTGCAG GTGAAGTTGGAGCAGATCCGTCAAGCAGAATCTTTGGATCAAGTTAGGCAGATTCTCGGGGAAGCACTTGATGTAGAAAGTGACCAGACCACCAGCGCCACGTAA
- the LOC140573545 gene encoding uncharacterized protein has product MSGKVKSRSGANADSVPGSVSCDERILRDCHNLYTQPDSGLMTIAQSVGVTLLPPRKKITVMLMGNHSAGKSSFINWYIEEHIQRTGVAIETQGFTFVTSGRKRESLTGNATLHLYPHFKPLQEFKGVSEYLGTEICTSRQKRFSLVTFVDTPGLVDGDMKYPFDVDQAILWLGDLCDLILVFFDPMGQALCKRTLNIVEMLNEKHGDRLRFYLSKADEAGGESDRQRVMMQIVQELCKRPGLNKCGFDMPTIYVPNPNKPSRCVNQIEEVCRTVEKTINQTVQNTLNSLEKDCELISEAITDTLRNDRQCSVENRRARCKGCFLGLLGFSIPLLMLCALVLGSLSKEVLDLVLGADGTEALTVYLAPVVKAFESVSVEMQLYICGGLVFLSFILLILSRFSSRTKPTLSGKQKRQMQEKLEYMQEVKNKKKELYEQYLRQSVGDQDMH; this is encoded by the exons ATGTCTGGGAAAGTGAAGAGTCGAAGCGGGGCGAATGCGGACTCGGTACCGGGTAGCGTGTCCTGTGACGAGCGCATACTTCGGGACTGCCATAACCTGTACACCCAGCCGGACAGCG GACTAATGACGATAGCACAGTCTGTTGGAGTGACCCTGCTGCCACCTCGTAAAAAGATTACGGTCATGTTGATGGGGAACCACTCAGCTGGGAAGAGCTCCTTTATCAACTg GTACATAGAGGAGCACATCCAAAGGACTGGAGTTGCAATTGAGACCCAGGGCTTCACTTTTGTTACTAGTGGGCGTAAAAGGGAGTCACTCACG GGTAATGCGACCCTCCACCTATATCCCCACTTTAAGCCGCTTCAGGAGTTTAAAG GTGTGTCTGAGTATCTTGGCACTGAGATCTGCACTTCTCGGCAGAAGCGTTTCAGCTTGGTGacatttgtggacactcctggACTGGTGGACGGTGATATGAAGTACCCCTTTGATGTGGACCAGGCCATCCTTTGGCTTG GTGACTTGTGCGATTTGATCCTGGTCTTCTTTGACCCGATGGGTCAGGCTCTCTGCAAACGCACACTCaacattgtggagatgctgaaCGAAAAGCATGGAGATCGCCTCCGTTTTTACCTCAGCAAAGCTGATGAAGCTGGAGGAGAGTCTGACAGACAG AGAGTGATGATGCAGATTGTACAGGAGCTCTGCAAACGCCCAGGACTCAACAAGTGTGGTTTTGACATGCCTACAATTTATGTCCCTAATCCCAACAAG CCCAGTCGATGTGTCAATCAGATAGAGGAGGTGTGCCGCACTGTGGAAAAGACTATCAACCAGACTGTGCAGAACACGCTGAACTCCTTGGAGAAGGACTGCGAGCTCATCTCTGAGGCTATTACAGACACACTCCGCAATGACCG GCAGTGCAGCGTTGAGAACCGGCGGGCCCGCTGTAAGGGCTGTTTCCTAGGGCTGCTGGGTTTTTCTATCCCTTTACTGATGCTGTGTGCTTTGGTACTGGGCAGCCTGTCCAAGGAGGTGCTGGACCTGGTACTAGGTGCTGATGGCACTGAGGCACTCACAGTTTATCTG GCTCCAGTAGTGAAGGCGTTCGAGTCCGTGTCTGTGGAAATGCAGCTCTATATTTGTGGTGGCCTTGTGTTCCTCTCCTTTATCCTCCTCATCCTTTCTCGTTTCTCCTCCCG CACTAAGCCCACTCTTTCAGGAAAGCAGAAGAGGCAGATGCAGGAAAAACTGGAGTATATGCAGGAGGTGAAGAATAAAAAG AAAGAGCTCTATGAACAGTACCTCCGGCAGAGTGTGGGAGATCAGGATATGCACTAA
- the ypel3 gene encoding protein yippee-like 3, with the protein MVKLTKAKTFQAYLDSCHRRYSCVHCRAHLANHDDLISKSFQGSQGRAYLFNSVVNVGCGPAEERLLLTGLHAVADIYCENCHTTLGWKYEQAFELSQKYKEGKYIIELSHMIKDNGWD; encoded by the exons aTGGTGAAACTGACTAAGGCCAAAACGTTCCAGGCGTACCTGGACTCCTGCCACCGCCGCTACAGCTGTGTCCACTGCCGTGCACACTTGGCCAACCACGATGACCTCATCTCCAAG TCCTTTCAGGGTAGCCAGGGACGTGCCTACCTGTTCAACTCTGT GGTAAATGTTGGCTGTGGTCCTGCTGAGGAGAGACTGCTACTGACTGGCCTTCATGCTGTGGCTGACATTTACTGTGAGAACTGCCATACAACGTTGGGCTGGAAATAT gagcaggcGTTTGAGTTGAGTCAGAAGTATAAGGAGGGAAAGTACATTATCGAACTGTCCCACATGATTAAGGACAATGGCTGGGACTGA